A window of Phocoena phocoena chromosome 6, mPhoPho1.1, whole genome shotgun sequence contains these coding sequences:
- the SWI5 gene encoding LOW QUALITY PROTEIN: DNA repair protein SWI5 homolog (The sequence of the model RefSeq protein was modified relative to this genomic sequence to represent the inferred CDS: inserted 2 bases in 1 codon), with the protein MAGKGGAGSRSVLTELRIPGXDLRGRFSAPALDPPALQSSPSQGPRTPGLRRTQAGVSKSCRGAFRSPRPSPKSGQADGASEDSLHLDVQKLKEKKDMLDKEISQLISEGYSVDELEDHISQLHEYNDIKDVGQMLLGKLAVIRGVTTKELYPEFDLDMND; encoded by the exons ATGGCGGGGAAGGGCGGGGCCGGATCTCGTAGCGTGCTTAC AGAACTGCGAATACCGGG GGACCTGAGGGGCCGCTTCTCCGCACCCGCCCTGGACCCTCCGGCACTGCAGAGCTCCCCGAGTCAGGGGCCCCGGACCCCAGGGCTGAGGAG GACTCAAGCAGGAGTTTCCAAAAGTTGCCGCGGGGCTTTCCGATCCCCT CGGCCATCTCCCAAGTCTGGCCAGGCTGATGGGGCCAGCGAGGATTCTCTGCACCTTGACGTTCAGAAGCTGAAGGAGAAGAAGGACATGCTGGACAAGGAAATCTCCCAATTAATATCTGA AGGCTACAGTGTAGATGAACTGGAGGACCACATCTCCCAGCTCCACGAGTATAATGACATCAAGGATGTAGGCCAGATGCTGCTAGGCAAACTAG ctGTGATCCGAGGTGTCACCACCAAAGAGTTGTATCCAGAATTTGACCTGGACATGAATGACTGA